TAATAACACTACGCCAATGCTTTCCCTTTAAAGCGCAGTTGTCACCAAAGGCAAAACCTTTACCCAACACCCTATCCATCCACTCCTTCAAAAGCGCAGGGCAAGAATACATAAACAAAGGGTGTTGAAATACGACGATATCGTGAGACAGCAAGAGTTGATGTTCTTTTTGAACATCAATGAAAAAGTCTGGATACTGGGCATAGAGATCATGAATCGTCACGTGATCGAGATCTTGTATCTTTTTTAACATCACATTATTGGCAACAGAAGTACCCGGTTCCGGATGGACAAAAATCACCAAAATACGTGGTAGAGGCATAGTCGCGTCTATCATTCCTTGAAGAGCTTCCTTTTGCATTTAGTTATCATCGATAGTTTACTCAAACCAATGATATGCTAGATTTATTCATTTTTTAGTATCAAACATCATATCGCAAATTGCATAATGATCGACTTTTATTCTCAGAACGCCTACTATTCCCGCGTTTAAACCATTTCCTATCAATAAGATTTCTATGATTACGTTTTCAGATATTCAACTGCTGCGAGGCGGTAAAGCTCTCCTAGAACAAGCCACTGCGACCATTCATCCCGGAGATAAGGTCGGGTTAGTGGGTAAAAATGGTTGTGGTAAATCCACACTATTTGCGCTACTAAAAGGCGAACTTTCCATTGACGCCGGATCCTTTGCTCAACCCGCACACTGGGAACTCGCTTGGGTCGCGCAAGAAACCCCAGCATTAGAACGTCCTGCTCTGGAATATGTTATTGATGGTGACAGAGAATATCGAAATCTAGAAGCCCAATTAGCCAGAGCGGAAGAGGTCGATAACGGCACGTTGGTTGCCGAACTACATGGAAAAATAGAGACCATAGGTGGTTACACTATTCGAGCCAGATCGGCCGAGCTACTCAATGGTTTAGGCTTTAGTCAAGAGCAGATGAACTGGAATTTGACCCAGTTCTCTGGAGGTTGGCGTATGCGATTAAACTTGGCACAAGCCTTGTTATGCCGTTCAGATCTGCTACTGCTCGATGAGCCAACCAACCACTTAGATCTCGATGCAGTTATGTGGCTAGAAAAATGGCTGCAAAACTATCCAGGAACGCTTATTTTGATCTCTCACGATCGGGATTTCCTAGATCCAATCATAAATAGAATTATCCACGTAGAAAATCAGCTTCTTAATCAATACACAGGTAACTATTCATCGTTTGAAAATCAGCGTGCTGAAAAACTGGTCCTGCAACAAGCCATGTTCCAAAAGCAGCAGAAGCAAGTTAACCATATGCAGAGCTATATCGATCGTTTTCGCTATAAAGCCTCTAAAGCAAAACAAGCTCAAAGCAGAATCAAAGCGCTAGAAAAGATGGAAAAGGTTCTTCCTGCT
This portion of the Vibrio sp. VB16 genome encodes:
- the kefG gene encoding glutathione-regulated potassium-efflux system ancillary protein KefG, encoding MIDATMPLPRILVIFVHPEPGTSVANNVMLKKIQDLDHVTIHDLYAQYPDFFIDVQKEHQLLLSHDIVVFQHPLFMYSCPALLKEWMDRVLGKGFAFGDNCALKGKHWRSVITTGGAREAFAPSGYNKYPMEEILQPFELTAGLCRMNWMEPIVLHWARHISDVERLQHAEAYRHWLMNPWESYEIEKSEDLADGNDE